The nucleotide window TTGAAACTGATCTTCactcacacattctgctctctgcttgatGAAGGTTTTGTTGGCCGGTGATGTTTCTCTTCTTTCATAAGCTGATCCTAATGAGTGATGTAATTTTACATTACCTTGTCCTACATAGATAACTGAGCTTCATCAATTCCATCTTCCAATCGTTTAGCTCcaccacactcttgaatgtgaacatattttcatgtttttctttcaataaactgagaaacatctctgaacagtttcTGTGTCAGTGATTGTCGCTCCCGGATCCATGAGGCACAATCTCCTGGACAGCCGAAGACTACACTCAGAGATCATACTTTATCAattcttcagtacagacagatcaaaacctatttctctgtgtgtgtgtgtgtgtgtgtgtgtgtgtgtgtgtgtgtgtgtgtgtgactcagaTTAACAATGGATTTCTTTCAGTTTTTTTCTGATCATATCCTGGTTGCTAGCTGAGCTGATTTATAGTTCTCAGGAATTCAGTGTGTAGGAGAAtgaagaccacacacacacacacacacacacacacacacacacacacacacacacacgcacactaccGTATGTCTAACAGACAGAAACCAGTAGTGTTTAACGTTTCTAAGGTTTAATATTTCAAAGGTAAAGACTCCATCGCTCCTCTCTGTGCTCTCATCACTCAGAGACAAATATGCTGATGAGGTGAATCAGTGAGACTGACCAcaggcatatctctctctctctctctctctctctccctcacacacacacacatgcacacacacattaccTTAAACTCTTCTTTTCAGACTGCAGATTTTATTCGAACCCAATCAACGACACTTCCTACTCTTTTAAATtaaaaactaaaactaaaaataaaaccaaactgaTCTGACCAAAGTGTTCAATTCTCTTTAAAAGTTCTTGGAGATTCTATGGAGCTCCACGTTTCATTCGTGCACATGGTTTATTTCAATATGAATTATcatttttaattgatttttttaaCCTGACAGTTGAAGATGAAAAAAATAATCACTGATCAAACGTCAGAGATCAGCtgagacataataataataataataataataatatgtttaaTGTCAATGGGAAATTTCCTTCTTTCTCTTTACACTGAAGCGACGCTGATAAAGCGAGTGACTGAGTTTTTAGTACACTGTTGGAAAAGGGTTCTTTGAGGATTCAGTGGATAATTAAGAGTTCTTCACCCTCCTCACATGGTTCCACTTAGAACTCTTGATGATACGAAAACATTCTACAGAGAACTTTTAATGGCTCCTCTAGAACTCGGAGTGTAAAAACACCACAAAACCTGAACCTTAATCAAATTTCATGTGTGTTTAATCCACAACTTTGTGTCTTCTTTATTCAAATTGACTTTTCTGTCAAATTTTATTCCTTGGAAAAGGGAAGCTGTGGCCTtattgttagagaagcagctttggaaccaaaggtcactggttcaattccctggaccagcaggaatggctggagtgcccttgagcaaggcattgaacccccaactgccccccaggctgctctgggtgtgttgtgcaTCACTCtcaataagagcgtctgctaaacgcctgGAATGTAAAACTTTGTGAGTTGCATTGTTTCTTTAAAGCTCAAGACAAAATTATAACCTTCAGCAAGCATGAGACATTCTGCAGCACTGATTAATGAATAATCCTTACATCTGTGTCAGactgatacacacacatacataggttggtgtgtgtgtgttgccgatAGAGTTGTGTGAGGTCAGCGTGATATATAAAAGCCATcacagtgagacacacacacaccacacacactgagaGCTGCTGGCTTCACACCtgaacctctctctcacacacacactcacacacactcacacactcagggTGAGTGCACACTTTCATTTCATTCAACTATTTTAAAGTCAAACTGCttttataatttattttgtgttatTACAGGAAATTTGTGAATGTTTTACAGTGTTAGAGGATTtatttaacagtgtgtgtgtgagatctgtagatggtgcaggaaggacggaGCTGTTGCCTCCTCATCAGCTGCATGTTGTTCATCGTGCTAACGGTCGCTCACAGTCAGGAGGACGAGAGGCAAGTGTCTGGTTTTActcaagtgcaaaagtttgtaaacCCCCGGAAGAAATTGAAAAGAAATCTAAAATATAGCGGAAAGACTTCAGTGAGTTCAGTTTCACAAGAACTAAAATGATGAAATGGTGTGTGTTGAGATGATAAGAATAAGATTTCTCTTTTCATGTTCTTTATATTCTGGAGGGATGTTTTGTTGCAGGATTCACcatcatttcatctcatcatcattatctctagccgctttatcctgttctacagggtcgcgggctggatcctatcccagctgactacgggtgaaaggcggggtacaccctggacaagtcgccaggtcatcacagggctgacacatagacacagacaaccattcacactcacattcacacctacgctcaatttagagtcaccagttaacctaacctgcatgtctttggactgtgggggaaaccggagcacccggaggaaacccacgcggacacggggagaacatgcaaactccacacagaaaggccctcgccggccacggggctcgaacccggaccttcttgctgtgaggcgacagcgctaaccactacaccaccgtgccgcccaccatcatttcattaaaaatattATAGATAAAGATAGCTGATATTTATAGATAAATTATAAAAAGGGAGAAAATTAAAAGTGCCCAGGggctgcaaacttttgcactcaactcctatctatctatctatctatctatctatctatctatctatctatctatctatctatctataatttAGTAACAGAAAAATCAgctgaatcagtgtgtgtgtgtgtgtgtgtgtgtgtgtgtaggcgtgCAGTGGCGGAGCATCAGTTGATGCATGATCGTGGTCGCTCCATTCAGAGTCTGAGGAGACTGATTTGGCTCTCCAGCGCCATCGAGAGGCTGCACACAGCAGAGCCGCGCTCTTtaccctcctctctctcctccttcaCGAAATATGATGATGAGGGGAATGAGGAAGATGCCTTCAGATATCATCCTGTGATGGACAGCGGCGTCCACCAGGGGGCGCTGGCGCTGAGAGACATGCACAGGGCACCAAGGAGAATCAACCCAACACACTGCACTGACTCCAGCAAACACTGAAGAGGAACTGCGCCGGTCAGAACATGGCACAGAAATTAATTTAGACTCTTCAGAAAACTACAAAAATAAACGAgaacaaaaaatgaaaaaaggtgatagatagatagatagatagatagatagatagatagatagatactcgtACAAAACTGCCCAAAATATATAAAATCACATATAAAGAAATAACTCATTAAAGTGAGATTTGAACATCAGGACGAATGATTTATTCTGTgtgatataaaatattatttgtaCGTCATGTAAAGTGAAAACTGTGAATTCATTATGTTGCAcaaagaaatgaaaagaaaaatgaaatgtattaaattaaatgtaaattaaaatttaatttaatttcaaaATGTTGTGACCATATCGACTGATTGATTGACTATAAAAATGGATGGCGTACTCCCATTCCAGAGAGATGAAGGCAGAATTCCTCCATCATGGTGTTAATCtgtcagcagtgtgtgtgtgtgtgtgtgtgtgtgtgtgtgctggggaaCCTCACTGTTCTCAGGgagaaacaaatcagacaaatgtGGTCACATTCTCAAATTCTCTTTATTACATTTATCCAGAGAGTTTAAATAGTTTCAGCTGGAGATATTTCTTCATCAGGGTGTGTGAACATGACCTGGACATTCAGCACCACCTGCTTCACCTGCTGTCAGGAGGAGCAGCTGCTTTAGACCGCAGTCAGCAGTGCACAGGGAGGGAGAACTCATTACTCTGGACACTGACCTCATGTtataagcagtgtgtgtgtgtgtgtgtgtgtgtgtgtgttcactgatgAACAAATGGCTTTTGTGCAGATTTCAGTTGCTGCTGTCGTGAATCCTGAAATCATATCCCGATCATggtcacagcaaaatccccagtgttgaattaacacccagagtgttgatttaacaccctactgtgtttatatgtgtccaattggaaatcaaatcaacactctgggtgttaattcaacactggggattttgctgtgtatagaggttttcgacgtgacgtcacaggtgacgtgacgccctggtgtccaccattttgaaggtcaagccagctaatgtcaacaacagtagctagtatgttactgtagcaatgtttacgttcagtcatttggatgactgttaaaacctttcagtctcaagtttttcctttactgtatttactagtttactgagctagcgcgctcgggcaggctgggagctagtagctcgggcaggctaaccctaacgcgctcgctcccagcctgcccgagcgcgctagctcagtaaactagtaaatacagtaaaggaaaaacttgagactgaaaggttttaacagtcatccaaatgactgaacgtaaacattgctacagtaacataccagctatgatgttgttgacattagctagtgctaacagctagctgctagtaaactgctacaacacagacaccgaccctaataatacagttcttggtcattgcctggtaacagcaaatttataacgggccatgtctcaacagactaagaagttatttcaatgacatttaataacattttgtttatcctgaggaccgaaagtaaatgaaaaggtgaacaaaccttagctgtaataagatggcgaccaccggctccagagacgacccgctgatgtaggcatgttacccagcctggtttttaacgacatgggtatacagatcatgtgggccaaagtcaggtaaagacgagggcttcgtgtacttccgtacatcagtgaacaatcctggtggaagcaggtaaacgtcgttctctaagcctgctaacctcaatttttgcaaatacctctccctctgctcgccctgtaaatgccctacgtcgctggatagtgaaggtgttttctgcatctcgttcctttttcttttatgttttttccctggtatttcccacacgcctgactgcaggtcaggaagatctgcagcgctgcaaagccagaaaaagatagcctggtaacgtgtacggatcacgtacaccagcatcattgattttctggtgatatcgcttcttactcgtgtcatctaggccggataaaatactcgacaatgagacttcatcatgatcaacagtgtatcgctaccggtagtcgccatatttgtgaccgtcaaaatggcgccggctacttgttgacatggcaacggtcacatgggtcgaaaacctctatatgtGCTGAGATGATGAAGCTCGTGTGATTAAACGAACCCTTTTCCTCTTAAACTTCTCGGTGTTTCAGATGTTTTTTCCCCCAGAGAAATGGCTGTTTAACTGTTTAAGAAAGCTGTCAATCACTTAATTCCCAAGTGTAGCCATGCCTTTTTTCTTTATTGAAGAATAACGCTTTAAAATCTAATTTCTGGGGCAGATAAAGATGTGCAGATCTCAGCAGAAGGAAAACTAACTGCTCAGATTAGACACTGGAGGTGGAGAGACAGTTTGGACGATAAAAGTAACTTGGGGGGAAAATGCTGTTTTGCTATTGAAACTGATGGGGATGGGCGGGGCTAAGATTATACTGCAgtcagccagcaggggcgctagacctgtgATAGTTTAACTTTTTTGAGACGATACACTGCCCATGTTTAATACATTTGATTGATTGATGGAGTTTCCACTTCACAACTTCCTTTTAATAAGACTTTACTTACAGATGATACTGCTTTCCTCCTGATGATTCAGTACACTCTCACCCTTGTCATGGTTCCTTCAATCCATATTTGGTCACAGcttcctgttctctctctctctctctctctctctctctctctctcttcttataCTACTTCATCTGGTTATGATTATGGATCTGCTGTTTTTGAAATGATGGAGAATCTTGAAGGtttcaaaccaacaaacaaacaatcaaacaaacaagtCACTGTTTGGAGACACCTGCTAGTCAGACTGTGTAACTGCCCCAGAAACACACAGGGTCAACTGTGATATGCTAAATAAAAGattttattttctcatctcatctcattatctgtagccgctttatccttctacagggtcgcaggcgagctggagcctatcccagctgactacgggcgaaaggcggggttcaccctggacaagtcgccaggtcatcacagggctgacacatagacacagacaaccattcacactcacattcacacctacgctcaatttagagtcaccagttaacctaacctgcatgtctttggactgtgggggaaaccggagcacccggaggaaacccacgcggacacggggagaacatgcaaactccgcacagaaaggccctcgccaaccatggggctcgaacccggaccttcttgctgtgacgtgacagtgctaaccactacaccactgtgccgcccagattttattttattttattagctgGACCCTAAACAGGATAGAAGAGTTAAACTAAATGAACTTCATTTCTGCACtgcattgtttttaaacaataTAAAACATTTGACTCATCCGAAAtgtgaataataataaacagaagGTGCAGAATTAAGGTGAGACAGCTTGTCTGtagaaaaatgaaataaaataaaaacatctgATAATTACTGCTTTAAAATGTGGTATATAGATTAGTCCTGTGCTGATAATGTAAACGATTCCTCcatgttcaacacacacacaatcctgtaATCATGAGTAAGATGAATAAACACTGTCACTCCCACTGTGGAGTCTGCAGGGAGGACGACTGTCATTTTATAACATAATTTTGTGACATTATTGTAAACCAGGATAAAATGTGGTGTCATTATTATGACATGAGAGTGTAATATCAGCACACGCCTATATATGAGACAAGAAATTATATATAAACATTAATATGCAGCTAAACAGCAGTACAAAATACTCCCCCCATAACATTAAATCAATAATAAAAACGTGATATAACAAAATGTTTCAGGCTTTTGAAGTAAATTTGAAGGATGC belongs to Neoarius graeffei isolate fNeoGra1 chromosome 26, fNeoGra1.pri, whole genome shotgun sequence and includes:
- the pth4 gene encoding parathyroid hormone 4, which codes for MVQEGRSCCLLISCMLFIVLTVAHSQEDERRAVAEHQLMHDRGRSIQSLRRLIWLSSAIERLHTAEPRSLPSSLSSFTKYDDEGNEEDAFRYHPVMDSGVHQGALALRDMHRAPRRINPTHCTDSSKH